The DNA window GTGGAGGTCACCCCCGCGGGCCACGACCACCAGCGCTTCCTGCTCGCGGTCTGGCTGTTCCGCAGCCGGAACGACGTGCGCTGCATCGCCCGGCACGACACCCCGATGGCGCTGCCCGAGCTGGAGTCGACGCTTCGGACCGAACTACGGGCCGGGCTGCACGAGCTGGGCTGGGGCCGGTCGATTCTGGTCGAGTTGGCGCTGCCGCCGGAGCTGCTCGACCTGCCGGTGGACGAGTGGGTCCTCGCTCCGTACGATGTCGCACCGCTCGGGCTGGTCCGGCCGGTGCTGGTCCGCCTCGCCGACGACAGCGGCTTCGAGGCCGGGGAGCCGGAGGCCGAGGAGCGGTGGCGGGAGCTGCACGCGTCGCCGTCGGGGGTGTCGTTCGCGACGGTCGACTGTGGGGCGCAGATCGGGCCGGCATGGTTCTTCGCCCGTATCACCAGACTCAACCCGGGCGGTGTGCTGCTGCCGGGCCCCCTGACCGACCCGGCCCGGCGCGGGCTGCTGGAGGCCGGGGCGCGGGCCGGCGCACCGGTGGCGCTGTGGAGCCGGGTCCACTGCCCGCGGCACGACGACGACCGCGCCGACGCGGACTGTCGTGGCCGGGCGTTCCTGACCGACCTGGAGGCCCAGTTGCGCCACCGGCCCCTCGGATCGCTGCCGACTGATGTCCGGCGGCTCCGCGCGGCGGCGCTGGAGGCCGACGACGAGCGCCACTGCGGGCACCGGCTGGTCCTGCTCTGGGACAACCCGTTCCGGCGCTTCAGGGACTTCGCGGCACTCGACGCGCAGTGGTGAGAGCAGCCGGCCGACAGGAGGAGAGGACCGTGCAGGACTGGTGGATCTATCGGGGCACCGGGCATCCCCACTCCGGGATACTCCGCCTTCCCGCTCCCCCGCCCTGGCGGGCGTTCGACGGCGCTCCGCTGGTGCCACCCCCGTCGAGCCCGGACTCCGCCGCCGGCCGGCGCCTGGGTGAACTGCACCGGGCGGTGACCTACCAGCCGCGCCAGGACGAGGTGGATCTCGTCAACGCGGCGCTCTATCTGCGTCGGCCACTGCTGATCACCGGCAAGCCCGGGGTGGGCAAGTCCACCCTCGCCTACGCGGTGGCACACGAACTGGCCCTCGGCCCGGTGCTGCGCTGGTCGATCACCAGCCGGGCCGCGCTCGCCACCGGCCTCTACAGCTACGACGCGATCGGCCGGTTGCAGGAGGCCAGCCTGCATCACCAACTGGGCACCTCACCGGATTCGCGCATCGGCCGCTACCTGCGGCTGGGGCCGTTGGGCACCGCTCTCCTGCCCTACGAGCACCCGCGTGTGTTGTTGATCGATGAGATCGACAAGAGCGACGTGGACCTGCCGGACGACCTGCTCAACGTGTTCGAGGAGGGTGAGTACGCCATCCCCGAGCTGCAACGGATCGCGGCCGGGCAGCCGTCGGTCGACGTGCCGATCGAGGGCAGCGACGAGCTGGTCACGGTGCACCGGGGCGTCGTGCGCTGCCACGCGTTCCCGTTGGTGGTCATGACGAGCAACGGCGAACGCGAGTTCTCCCCGGCGTTCCACCGTCGCTGCCTCCGACTGGATCTGGGCCAGCCGAGCGCCGAGCAGCTCAGCGCCATCGTCGCCGCGCACTTCGGCACCGAGCCCACGACGGAGACGGCCGACCTGATCGAGTTGTTCCTCGGCCGGCGGGAGCGGGGCACCCTCGCCACCGACCAGCTTCTCAACGCCGTCTATCTCACGGTCCAGACGGCCGACGGGGAGCGGCCGGAGCGGGACCGCCTCGCGGACCTGGTGCTGCGGCAGCTCGACGCGGGTCCGGACTCCTGATGACCACGGCTCGGCTGGTGACGGCCCTCCGCGACCTCGGCCTCGACCCGACGCCGCGGCAGATCGCCGAGGCGCTGTGGCTCGCCCGGTTCCTGCCGGGCACGCCCCGGACGGCCCCGGACCGCAGGCCGCCAGCGGCCGAGCCGATCGAGCCCCCGCCGGCGGCCGAGTCGTCGACGACCGCGCCGGCCGACCCGGAGCCGGCCGTGCGACCCGGGCCGGAGGTGGCGCTCCACGTGCCGCAGGCACGACGGACCGGCACCGCCGGCGCCCTCCGGATCCGGGTCCCGGCGCCACCGGCACTGGACTTCCGCGCGTTGGTCCGGAGTCTGCGACCGCTGCGCCGACGGGTGCCCGACCCCCGGACGCTCATCGTGGACGAGGAGGCGACCGCTCGCCGGGTGGTCGAGCAGGATCTCTGGGTGCCGGTCCTGCGGCCGGTGCCGCAGCCCTGGTTCGACCTGACCCTCGCCGTGGACTCCGGCGCGTCGATGGCGCTCTGGGCCCCTCAGATCAGCGAGCTGGAACGGGTGTTGACCCGACTGCGGGCGTTCCGCCGGATCGAGCGGGTGCGATTGCCCGCCACCGGTGTGGAGCCGCCCGGGGCGGTTTGGCCCGGCGTCGCGGGCCGCTCGACCCGCGAACTGCTCGACCCGCGTGGACGCCGGCTCATCCTCGTGGTCAGCGACTGCGCCGGGCCGGGCTGGCACGACGGTTCGCTGTTCCGCACGCTCCAGACGTGGGCCCGGCACGAGACGGTGGCGATCCTGCAACCACTGCCGCAGCGGATGTGGCGGCGCAGCGGGTTGGTGCCGGTGCGCGGCCGGTTGTCGGCGGCCGCCGGCGTCAGCACCAACAGCCGGTTGCGATTCACCCCCCGGCAGTGGCGGCCCGACCTGCTCCGGGTGGTGCCGGTGCCGGTGCTGCAACTGCAGCCCGACTGGATGGCCGGCTGGGCACGCCTGACCGGCACCGGCACCGGCACGATCGACGCGGTGATCACTCTTCCGCCGCGACCGGCTCCACCGCCCGCCGAACGCGCCGGCGCCGCCCGGCCCGACGACGCGGTCCGGCGGCTGAGCCGGTTCCGGGCGACCGCGAGTCCGGAGGCGCTCCGGTTGGCCACCCAGTTGGCCGACCTGCCGATCACACTGCCGATCATGCGCCTGGTGCAGCGCGCCTCGGCCCTGCCGCCCCACCCGGCCTACCTGGCCGAGGTGCTGCTCGGTGGCCTGCTCGTGGCCGACCCGGACCGGACGGGCGAGCTGCGGTTCGACTTCCAGCCGGGCGTCCGGCCGCTGCTCCGGGACCTGCTGCTGCGCACCGATCTGCTCCGGCTCCGGCACGAGATCGCCCGCTTCCTGGCCGGGCAGATGGGCATCGGCATGCGGGAGTTCGTGGCGGCCCTGAGCGCCCCGGCGGGGATGGCCGGGGACGCCGCTCTCGGCGCCTCCTTCGGCCGTCTCCCGACCACCGTGCTGGCCCGGCTCGGTGGACGCCACCGCGAGTTGGTCGGCTTCGTCGAGCGGCGCGAGCCCCCGGTCGAGCAGGCGGACCGGGTCAACGGCAACCGCCTGGATTCCGCGGCCACGACGGGCGACCTGTTGCCGGAGGTGGAGCAGGACCAGCGGCTCCTGGCCGGGGCGATCCGTTCGCTGCGCCACGCGACGGCCACCGGTCGTGACCGGCGCGCCCTGGTCGCGCTCGCCCGTGCGCTGCGTACCCGGTTCGCACTCGGCGGGGACGTGACCGACCTGGTCGAGTCGGCGTCCATCCTGGACGACCTGCGCCGGGCAGGCGGCAAGGCCGACGCGGAGCTGACCGCCGACCTCGCCGAGGTGCGGCTGGCCCTGTTCACCGCCCGCGGCACCACGGGTGATCTCAACGATGCGGTCCTGCTGTTCCGGGCGGTCGCGGCCACCGAACCCGCGACGGGACGTGGCCGGGTGGGGCTCGCCCGGGCGCTGGTGGTCCGCGCGGAGCGGCTCGGGGTGGCGGCCGACCTCGACGAGGCGATCACCCTCTACCTGGCGGCGGCCGCCGTCGTCGCCGACGACGACGAGGAGCGCACCGGTCTGCGGCTGCGGGCCGTCGACGCGCTGCTGCAACGGTACGCGCTCACCGGCGACCCGGTCGCGCTGCGCCGAGCGGACGTGGAGAGCGACGAGGTGGCGGACACGCCGGGACGGCGCAGCCGGCGGATCCGGCTGGCCGGCCTGTTGCGCGAGGCGGCCCGGCGCGGCGGCGGCGACCTGGCCCTGCTCCGCCGCGCGGCCGACCTGTACGCCGAGGCGGCCGGCCCGCCCGGTGAACCGGGCGTGCCGCAGGGTTCGCCGCCGGACGCGGACGAGGAGCCGGACGGGCCGCACCGCGTCCGGGTGTTGCGCGGCCTGGCCGAGGTGCGCGCCGACCTGTTCCAGGTCACCGGTGATCCGCGGGAGTTGGACGCAGCCGTCGCGACGGCACGCGACGCGGTGACGGCCAGCGTCCGGGACGACGTGACACACGCGCAGTGCCTGGTCATCCTCGTCCGGGTGCTGCGGCTGCGCCTGCGGCGGGCACCGGACGCCGGCACCCTCGACGAACTGGTCGACACCACCCGCCGGCTGCTCGACGCGGTCCCGGGTTCCCATCCGGACCGGCACCAGCACCTCGCCCTCCTCGGTGACGCCCTGCGAGCCCGGTACGCCGCCGAGGGCGAGGCGGGCGACATCCAGGAGGCATGCGCCCGCTACGAGGAGGCGGTGCGGGTCTGCCCGGCCACCGCACCCCAGCTCGGCGACCACCTCGCCGAGCTCGGCGAGGCGCTGCGCGCGCGGGCCGAGCGCTTCGAGTCGCGCAGCGACCTCGACGCCGCCCGGGAGGCGCTGGAGCGATCGGTGGCCGCCACCGCCGGCGACGATCCCCGACACGCCGATCGGCTGATCCTGCTGGCCGGCGTCCTCGGCGCCCTCGGGGAGCCCGCGCGGGCGGTGCCGCGGTACCGGCAGGCGGTGGAGCTGCGGGGCCGCCGGTACGGCCCGGACGGCGACCCGACGATCGAGGCACGGGTCGCACTGGGCCGGGCGCTGGTCGGGTTGGGCCGTTTCGCCGAGGCCCGACAGGAGCTTCGGGCAGTGGTCGACGTGCTGGCCCAACGGCTCGGTCCCGACCATCGACGCACCCGGACCGCCCGGTATCTGGCCGCCGTCGCGCTGGTCGGCCTGGGCGATCCCGGGCGGGCCGCCGGGGAGCTGCGCGCGATGCTGGCCGGCCCGGGCGACCCGGGCGGGGCCGGCGCGGAGCTGCGCGAGGTGCTGGCCGCCCAGGCCCGCGCCGGAGACCCGGGCGCGGCGGCGACCCGTGAGTTGCTCAGGGAGTTGGCGGCGGAGGAGTGACCGCCGGGGCGGAGCCCGACGCGGCGGCGGGCGAGGCCCCCGCCGACGTGCGCCCGCACGCTATTCTCGGCTGGGGATCGACGCATGTAGCTGGGTCGCTCGTCGCAGCGCGGCCTGCCTCACGTGGCGGGAAGGATGGCCGAGCGGATGAGGGATGCCCAGGTCGGTTGCGCGCCAACGCCCCTGCCGGACGACGTGCTCGACGAGTTGGCCCGCAACGGCACGGACGTGCTCCGACACGCGATCCGCCGGGTACGGAACGAGCAGGCCGCCGCCGCGCCCCGTCTCGCCCGGTTCAACAACCAGGCCGGCGGTGTGCCCACCCTCCGGCAGGTCACCGGTCGGGGAGGGCGGGCCGGATCGGCGCCCCCCGTCGACGGGGCCCGCACGGCGCCGCCCGCCGGGGTGGTGCCGTTCCGGGAGTTCGTGCTCAAGGTGCACAGCCGGTGCAACCTGGCCTGCGACTACTGCTACGTCTACCGGATGGCCGACCAGAGCTGGCGTCGGCGACCACGGGTGATGAGCGCCGACGTGGTGCGGCGCACCGGCGAACGGATCGTCGAGCACCTGCGGTCCCACGGGATCACCGAGGCCGACGTGGTCCTGCACGGTGGCGAGCCGTTGCTCGCCGGAGGTGACCGGTTGGCGAGCCTGGTGACGGAGCTGACCCGGCTGGCCGGCCCGGGGATCACGCTGTCCTTCGCGGTGCAGACCAACGGGACGCTGCTCGACCGGGACATGCTCGAGATGTTCCGACGGCACGACATCCGGGTCGGGGTGAGCGTCGACGGGGACCGGGCGGCCACCGACCGGCACCGTCGCCGGCCGGACGGCGGCAGCAGCCACCCGGCCGCCGTGCGCGCGCTGGACCTGCTCTCCGGGCCGCGCTACCGACCGCTCTTCGCCGGCCTGCTGGCCACGGTGGACCTCGCCACCGACCCGGTGCGCGCCTACGAGACCCTGCTGACGTTCGCCCCACCGATGGTGGACTTCCTGCTACCGCACGGGACCTGGACCGACCCGCCGCCGGGCCGCACCCCGGACACCGCGACCCCGTACGCGGACTGGCTGATCGCGGTCTTCGAGCGCTGGTATGCCGCGCCGCGCCGGGAGACCCGGGTACGGATGCTGGAGGAGATCCTGGTGCTGCTGCTCGGTGGGGAGAGCGGGGCGGAGTCCGTGGGGCTCTCCCCGACGGCCTTCGTGGTCGTGGAGACCGACGGCGAGATCGAGTTGGCGGACACGCTCAAGGCGACCTATGCCGGGGCGGGGGCGACCGGGCTGAGCGTGTGCTCCGACCCGTTCGACGCGGCCCTGGCGCACCCGGTCGCGCGGGCCGCTCAACGGGGCGCCGACCGGCTGTCCGCGCTCTGCCGCCGATGTCCGGTGGGGCGGGTCTGCGGCGGCGGCCTTCATCCGCACCGGTTCCGCGCCGGGCACGGCTTCGACAACCCGTCGGTCTACTGCCCGGACCTCTTCCGGTTGATCGATCACGTGGCCGGGCGGACGGCCGGCTCGGCGGCGACCACGGCGTGACGGCCGGCGTAGCCCGTGAGAGCCCACCCTGTCAGGTTCCCGATAGGACGGACGGCGGGTGACATGATGACCACCGTAACTATG is part of the Micromonospora sp. WMMD980 genome and encodes:
- a CDS encoding MoxR family ATPase — translated: MQDWWIYRGTGHPHSGILRLPAPPPWRAFDGAPLVPPPSSPDSAAGRRLGELHRAVTYQPRQDEVDLVNAALYLRRPLLITGKPGVGKSTLAYAVAHELALGPVLRWSITSRAALATGLYSYDAIGRLQEASLHHQLGTSPDSRIGRYLRLGPLGTALLPYEHPRVLLIDEIDKSDVDLPDDLLNVFEEGEYAIPELQRIAAGQPSVDVPIEGSDELVTVHRGVVRCHAFPLVVMTSNGEREFSPAFHRRCLRLDLGQPSAEQLSAIVAAHFGTEPTTETADLIELFLGRRERGTLATDQLLNAVYLTVQTADGERPERDRLADLVLRQLDAGPDS
- a CDS encoding tetratricopeptide repeat protein; amino-acid sequence: MTTARLVTALRDLGLDPTPRQIAEALWLARFLPGTPRTAPDRRPPAAEPIEPPPAAESSTTAPADPEPAVRPGPEVALHVPQARRTGTAGALRIRVPAPPALDFRALVRSLRPLRRRVPDPRTLIVDEEATARRVVEQDLWVPVLRPVPQPWFDLTLAVDSGASMALWAPQISELERVLTRLRAFRRIERVRLPATGVEPPGAVWPGVAGRSTRELLDPRGRRLILVVSDCAGPGWHDGSLFRTLQTWARHETVAILQPLPQRMWRRSGLVPVRGRLSAAAGVSTNSRLRFTPRQWRPDLLRVVPVPVLQLQPDWMAGWARLTGTGTGTIDAVITLPPRPAPPPAERAGAARPDDAVRRLSRFRATASPEALRLATQLADLPITLPIMRLVQRASALPPHPAYLAEVLLGGLLVADPDRTGELRFDFQPGVRPLLRDLLLRTDLLRLRHEIARFLAGQMGIGMREFVAALSAPAGMAGDAALGASFGRLPTTVLARLGGRHRELVGFVERREPPVEQADRVNGNRLDSAATTGDLLPEVEQDQRLLAGAIRSLRHATATGRDRRALVALARALRTRFALGGDVTDLVESASILDDLRRAGGKADAELTADLAEVRLALFTARGTTGDLNDAVLLFRAVAATEPATGRGRVGLARALVVRAERLGVAADLDEAITLYLAAAAVVADDDEERTGLRLRAVDALLQRYALTGDPVALRRADVESDEVADTPGRRSRRIRLAGLLREAARRGGGDLALLRRAADLYAEAAGPPGEPGVPQGSPPDADEEPDGPHRVRVLRGLAEVRADLFQVTGDPRELDAAVATARDAVTASVRDDVTHAQCLVILVRVLRLRLRRAPDAGTLDELVDTTRRLLDAVPGSHPDRHQHLALLGDALRARYAAEGEAGDIQEACARYEEAVRVCPATAPQLGDHLAELGEALRARAERFESRSDLDAAREALERSVAATAGDDPRHADRLILLAGVLGALGEPARAVPRYRQAVELRGRRYGPDGDPTIEARVALGRALVGLGRFAEARQELRAVVDVLAQRLGPDHRRTRTARYLAAVALVGLGDPGRAAGELRAMLAGPGDPGGAGAELREVLAAQARAGDPGAAATRELLRELAAEE
- a CDS encoding FxsB family cyclophane-forming radical SAM/SPASM peptide maturase encodes the protein MRDAQVGCAPTPLPDDVLDELARNGTDVLRHAIRRVRNEQAAAAPRLARFNNQAGGVPTLRQVTGRGGRAGSAPPVDGARTAPPAGVVPFREFVLKVHSRCNLACDYCYVYRMADQSWRRRPRVMSADVVRRTGERIVEHLRSHGITEADVVLHGGEPLLAGGDRLASLVTELTRLAGPGITLSFAVQTNGTLLDRDMLEMFRRHDIRVGVSVDGDRAATDRHRRRPDGGSSHPAAVRALDLLSGPRYRPLFAGLLATVDLATDPVRAYETLLTFAPPMVDFLLPHGTWTDPPPGRTPDTATPYADWLIAVFERWYAAPRRETRVRMLEEILVLLLGGESGAESVGLSPTAFVVVETDGEIELADTLKATYAGAGATGLSVCSDPFDAALAHPVARAAQRGADRLSALCRRCPVGRVCGGGLHPHRFRAGHGFDNPSVYCPDLFRLIDHVAGRTAGSAATTA